The following proteins are encoded in a genomic region of Musa acuminata AAA Group cultivar baxijiao chromosome BXJ2-11, Cavendish_Baxijiao_AAA, whole genome shotgun sequence:
- the LOC135626499 gene encoding pentatricopeptide repeat-containing protein At1g08610-like isoform X2: MVKMVFTQQCASDICCSYGSSFPFRSIHAYGSQACSSTALSVVHVDYSKKLKLKHDIQLDSSAALRVGPADTVDGSNYNSEKVTPVNYAKPLRLSTSNASGSTLDGYHVEHDETSNNDVLCNLCENGKLMEACNLVDVMARLSQVMILSGGVPDIITYNKLIGGLCRRGQLNSAIKLVEDMGFCGCPPDVITFNTLFRSMFEHGKYDEAIWFWKDQLRKGYPPYLISYTILLELVCKYCGIRRAMNAMEDLAFDGCHPDLVTFNSLINLICKRGKFEDVAMVVGGLMSHGLEPNAVTYNTLLHSFCIKGKWAEADDMLFIMKEASYPPTVVTYNILINSLCKYQILDRAIDVLHKMLNEGCSPDIVTYNTLLAAMCKVDMIEEALKILHSLRDNGYSLVVISYNTLIDGLAKKGEIKKAMVLFDEMVNDGITPDDITYGSLVMGFCKQGMVHEAVEMLQEMVKINCRIRGSTFTLVIQALCRNGKLDTAIEIVSIMVSRYSKPSKAGYTSLVRAVAASGMTEAATKLRKVFIEHKILKEDS; this comes from the exons ATGGTGAAGATGGTGTTCACGCAGCAGTGCGCGAGTGACATTTGTTGCTCTTATGGATCATCATTCCCATTTCGCTCAATCCATGCGTATGGTTCTCAGGCATGTTCATCTACGGCGCTCTCTGTGGTTCATGTGGATTACTCGAAGAAGCTCAAGCTTAAGCATGACATACAGCTTGATAGTTCTGCAGCTCTCCGAGTTGGCCCTGCGGATACGGTTGATGGAAGCAACTATAATTCAGAAAAGGTAACACCAGTCAATTATGCTAAACCCCTGCGATTATCAACTTCCAATGCAAGTGGCTCGACCCTTGATGGGTATCATGTGGAGCATGATGAGACCTCCAATAATGATGTCCTTTGTAATCTCTGTGAGAATGGAAAACTCATGGAAGCCTGCAATTTGGTTGATGTTATGGCTCGGTTAAGTCAG GTGATGATTTTATCTGGTGGGGTTCCAGACATAATCACGTATAACAAATTAATCGGTGGTCTCTGCAGGAGAGGTCAGCTGAATTCTGCAATCAAACTAGTTGAAGATATGGGTTTCTGTGGTTGCCCTCCAGACGTGATTACATTTAACACTTTATTTAGGTCCATGTTTGAGCATGGTAAGTATGATGAGGCAATCTGGTTTTGGAAAGATCAGTTAAGGAAAGGTTATCCGCCATATCTCATTTCTTACACAATTCTTCTCGAACTCGTGTGCAAATACTGTGGTATTCGGCGAGCCATGAATGCTATGGAAGATTTGGCCTTTGACGGATGCCATCCTGACCTTGTGACCTTTAATTctcttatcaatttgatatgcAAAAGGGGTAAATTTGAGGATGTGGCAATGGTTGTAGGTGGCCTTATGTCACATGGTCTGGAGCCCAATGCAGTCACCTATAACACCTTACTTCACTCATTCTGTATTAAGGGAAAGTGGGCTGAAGCTGATGATATGCTTTTTATCATGAAGGAAGCTTCATACCCTCCAACTGTGGTTACATACAATATCTTAATCAACAGCTTGTGCAAATACCAGATTCTCGATCGGGCAATTGATGTCTTGCATAAAATGTTAAATGAGGGATGCTCCCCAGATATAGTCACTTACAACACCCTTCTTGCAGCAATGTGTAAAGTGGACATGATAGAAGAGGCTCTAAAGATACTTCATAGTCTTAGGGATAATGGATATTCTCTGGTTGTCATATCATATAACACCTTGATAGATGGATTAGCAAAGAAGGGTGAGATAAAGAAAGCAATGGTTTTGTTTGATGAGATGGTCAATGATGGTATTACTCCTGATGATATCACTTATGGTTCTCTAGTTATGGGATTTTGCAAGCAAGGCATGGTGCATGAAGCAGTAGAGATGCTACAAGAGATGGTTAAGATCAACTGCAGGATTAGAGGCAGCACTTTTACCCTTGTGATACAGGCACTATGCAGAAATGGAAAGCTAGATACTGCTATTGAGATTGTAAGTATAATGGTATCAAGATATAGTAAACCCAGTAAAGCAGGATACACATCACTAGTTAGAGCAGTTGCAGCCTCTGGAATGACTGAGGCAGCTACCAAACTGCGCAAGGTGTTTATCGAGCACAAGATCCTTAAAGAGGACTCTTAG
- the LOC135626499 gene encoding pentatricopeptide repeat-containing protein At1g08610-like isoform X1 produces MVKMVFTQQCASDICCSYGSSFPFRSIHAYGSQACSSTALSVVHVDYSKKLKLKHDIQLDSSAALRVGPADTVDGSNYNSEKVTPVNYAKPLRLSTSNASGSTLDGYHVEHDETSNNDVLCNLCENGKLMEACNLVDVMARLSQVPDLQSCVNLIRGLINVDRIEKAVRVLQVMILSGGVPDIITYNKLIGGLCRRGQLNSAIKLVEDMGFCGCPPDVITFNTLFRSMFEHGKYDEAIWFWKDQLRKGYPPYLISYTILLELVCKYCGIRRAMNAMEDLAFDGCHPDLVTFNSLINLICKRGKFEDVAMVVGGLMSHGLEPNAVTYNTLLHSFCIKGKWAEADDMLFIMKEASYPPTVVTYNILINSLCKYQILDRAIDVLHKMLNEGCSPDIVTYNTLLAAMCKVDMIEEALKILHSLRDNGYSLVVISYNTLIDGLAKKGEIKKAMVLFDEMVNDGITPDDITYGSLVMGFCKQGMVHEAVEMLQEMVKINCRIRGSTFTLVIQALCRNGKLDTAIEIVSIMVSRYSKPSKAGYTSLVRAVAASGMTEAATKLRKVFIEHKILKEDS; encoded by the coding sequence ATGGTGAAGATGGTGTTCACGCAGCAGTGCGCGAGTGACATTTGTTGCTCTTATGGATCATCATTCCCATTTCGCTCAATCCATGCGTATGGTTCTCAGGCATGTTCATCTACGGCGCTCTCTGTGGTTCATGTGGATTACTCGAAGAAGCTCAAGCTTAAGCATGACATACAGCTTGATAGTTCTGCAGCTCTCCGAGTTGGCCCTGCGGATACGGTTGATGGAAGCAACTATAATTCAGAAAAGGTAACACCAGTCAATTATGCTAAACCCCTGCGATTATCAACTTCCAATGCAAGTGGCTCGACCCTTGATGGGTATCATGTGGAGCATGATGAGACCTCCAATAATGATGTCCTTTGTAATCTCTGTGAGAATGGAAAACTCATGGAAGCCTGCAATTTGGTTGATGTTATGGCTCGGTTAAGTCAGGTACCAGATCTCCAATCATGCGTAAACCTGATTCGTGGTTTGATCAATGTTGATAGGATTGAGAAGGCCGTTCGTGTTCTTCAGGTGATGATTTTATCTGGTGGGGTTCCAGACATAATCACGTATAACAAATTAATCGGTGGTCTCTGCAGGAGAGGTCAGCTGAATTCTGCAATCAAACTAGTTGAAGATATGGGTTTCTGTGGTTGCCCTCCAGACGTGATTACATTTAACACTTTATTTAGGTCCATGTTTGAGCATGGTAAGTATGATGAGGCAATCTGGTTTTGGAAAGATCAGTTAAGGAAAGGTTATCCGCCATATCTCATTTCTTACACAATTCTTCTCGAACTCGTGTGCAAATACTGTGGTATTCGGCGAGCCATGAATGCTATGGAAGATTTGGCCTTTGACGGATGCCATCCTGACCTTGTGACCTTTAATTctcttatcaatttgatatgcAAAAGGGGTAAATTTGAGGATGTGGCAATGGTTGTAGGTGGCCTTATGTCACATGGTCTGGAGCCCAATGCAGTCACCTATAACACCTTACTTCACTCATTCTGTATTAAGGGAAAGTGGGCTGAAGCTGATGATATGCTTTTTATCATGAAGGAAGCTTCATACCCTCCAACTGTGGTTACATACAATATCTTAATCAACAGCTTGTGCAAATACCAGATTCTCGATCGGGCAATTGATGTCTTGCATAAAATGTTAAATGAGGGATGCTCCCCAGATATAGTCACTTACAACACCCTTCTTGCAGCAATGTGTAAAGTGGACATGATAGAAGAGGCTCTAAAGATACTTCATAGTCTTAGGGATAATGGATATTCTCTGGTTGTCATATCATATAACACCTTGATAGATGGATTAGCAAAGAAGGGTGAGATAAAGAAAGCAATGGTTTTGTTTGATGAGATGGTCAATGATGGTATTACTCCTGATGATATCACTTATGGTTCTCTAGTTATGGGATTTTGCAAGCAAGGCATGGTGCATGAAGCAGTAGAGATGCTACAAGAGATGGTTAAGATCAACTGCAGGATTAGAGGCAGCACTTTTACCCTTGTGATACAGGCACTATGCAGAAATGGAAAGCTAGATACTGCTATTGAGATTGTAAGTATAATGGTATCAAGATATAGTAAACCCAGTAAAGCAGGATACACATCACTAGTTAGAGCAGTTGCAGCCTCTGGAATGACTGAGGCAGCTACCAAACTGCGCAAGGTGTTTATCGAGCACAAGATCCTTAAAGAGGACTCTTAG
- the LOC103971631 gene encoding CRIB domain-containing protein RIC5 isoform X1, producing MGTKMKKGILKPLKYFSQIFDKEEADMQIGFPTDVKHVAHIGWDGPSVSSPSWMKEYHSAPLGSSCGEDGRESSPPESWGSQEFASGGMEDSSVRQAAGRSKPSSSAVEPSPDSPDLLPASTKPKHSRRHQSDGSMSGDSAEAPRRSRKPRKKEAAGPSDSPGQDMPAIPKQSHRKKNKGSSSTGGSVKSSKSKAPTSAPPAGEESNTKPSSEAAEEDYRVQ from the exons ATGGGCACAAAGATGAAGAAGGGTATCTTAAAGCCCCTGAAATATTTTTCCCAAATATTTG ACAAGGAGGAAGCTGACATGCAGATTGGGTTTCCAACTGATGTTAAACATGTGGCACACATAGGATGGGATGGACCCAGTGTTAGTTCCCCAAGCTGG ATGAAGGAGTACCATTCAGCACCACTCGGCTCTTCCTGTGGAGAAGATGGCAGGGAAAGCTCCCCCCCAGAGTCATGGGGCTCTCAAG agttTGCAAGCGGAGGGATGGAAGACTCATCAGTTCGACAAGCGGCGGGGCGCTCAAAGCCCAGCTCTTCTGCAGTCGAGCCATCTCCCGACTCCCCCGACTTGCTCCCTGCGTCCACCAAACCCAAGCATTCAAGACGGCACCAATCGGATGGAAGCATGTCGGGCGACTCCGCCGAAGCGCCGCGGCGCAGCCGGAAGCCACGCAAGAAGGAAGCGGCCGGGCCGTCGGACTCACCGGGGCAAGACATGCCAGCCATCCCCAAGCAGTCACACCGGAAGAAAAACAAGGGCTCTTCGAGCACCGGGGGCTCGGTGAAGAGCTCCAAGTCGAAGGCCCCAACGTCGGCGCCGCCCGCAGGTGAGGAGAGCAACACCAAGCCGTCGTcagaggcggcggaggaggactACAGGGTGCAGTGA
- the LOC103971631 gene encoding CRIB domain-containing protein RIC5 isoform X2 — translation MGTKMKKGILKPLKYFSQIFDKEEADMQIGFPTDVKHVAHIGWDGPSMKEYHSAPLGSSCGEDGRESSPPESWGSQEFASGGMEDSSVRQAAGRSKPSSSAVEPSPDSPDLLPASTKPKHSRRHQSDGSMSGDSAEAPRRSRKPRKKEAAGPSDSPGQDMPAIPKQSHRKKNKGSSSTGGSVKSSKSKAPTSAPPAGEESNTKPSSEAAEEDYRVQ, via the exons ATGGGCACAAAGATGAAGAAGGGTATCTTAAAGCCCCTGAAATATTTTTCCCAAATATTTG ACAAGGAGGAAGCTGACATGCAGATTGGGTTTCCAACTGATGTTAAACATGTGGCACACATAGGATGGGATGGACCCAGT ATGAAGGAGTACCATTCAGCACCACTCGGCTCTTCCTGTGGAGAAGATGGCAGGGAAAGCTCCCCCCCAGAGTCATGGGGCTCTCAAG agttTGCAAGCGGAGGGATGGAAGACTCATCAGTTCGACAAGCGGCGGGGCGCTCAAAGCCCAGCTCTTCTGCAGTCGAGCCATCTCCCGACTCCCCCGACTTGCTCCCTGCGTCCACCAAACCCAAGCATTCAAGACGGCACCAATCGGATGGAAGCATGTCGGGCGACTCCGCCGAAGCGCCGCGGCGCAGCCGGAAGCCACGCAAGAAGGAAGCGGCCGGGCCGTCGGACTCACCGGGGCAAGACATGCCAGCCATCCCCAAGCAGTCACACCGGAAGAAAAACAAGGGCTCTTCGAGCACCGGGGGCTCGGTGAAGAGCTCCAAGTCGAAGGCCCCAACGTCGGCGCCGCCCGCAGGTGAGGAGAGCAACACCAAGCCGTCGTcagaggcggcggaggaggactACAGGGTGCAGTGA